A portion of the Streptomyces platensis genome contains these proteins:
- a CDS encoding DUF5988 family protein: MAKRTMVILVDGPEGNALPQHMRDDADDPIRLLRGNGYERFEFYGEYADLGGQQVPVYRWCYRTRIAE, from the coding sequence ATGGCGAAAAGAACAATGGTGATCCTCGTCGACGGGCCGGAGGGAAATGCCCTGCCGCAGCACATGCGCGACGATGCGGACGACCCGATAAGGCTCCTGCGGGGCAACGGGTACGAGCGTTTCGAATTCTACGGCGAATACGCGGACCTGGGCGGACAACAGGTCCCGGTCTACCGCTGGTGTTACCGCACACGAATCGCCGAGTAG